A single window of Planctomycetia bacterium DNA harbors:
- a CDS encoding CsbD family protein, which yields MNTDQLAGNWKQLKGKMKERWGKFTDDDVKVIEGKKDQLVGRLQERYGYTREQAEREANDFCSDC from the coding sequence ATGAATACCGACCAGCTTGCCGGCAACTGGAAACAACTCAAAGGGAAGATGAAAGAACGCTGGGGAAAGTTCACCGACGATGACGTGAAAGTGATCGAAGGAAAGAAAGACCAACTCGTCGGTAGGTTGCAAGAGCGTTACGGCTACACGCGCGAGCAAGCCGAACGAGAAGCGAACGACTTCTGCTCGGATTGCTAA
- a CDS encoding ferritin-like domain-containing protein, with protein MITRERLIELLNEDLRREYQAVIAYVAYSQVIKGAEFMTIAKELEKHASEELSHALVIAKQIDYLGGDPAVVPMPVKTSKDSRDLLRFDLDNETETIGHYRTRVKQCEALGEFAIAEHIRRILVDEQDHQIELATALGIDVPRT; from the coding sequence ATGATTACGCGCGAACGACTCATCGAGTTGCTCAACGAAGACCTACGGCGCGAGTATCAAGCCGTGATCGCTTATGTCGCCTACTCGCAGGTGATCAAAGGGGCCGAGTTCATGACGATCGCGAAGGAGCTCGAAAAGCATGCTTCTGAAGAGCTCAGCCACGCGCTCGTTATCGCGAAGCAGATCGATTATCTCGGTGGCGATCCGGCCGTGGTGCCGATGCCCGTGAAGACTTCGAAAGACTCGCGCGACCTATTACGCTTCGACCTGGATAACGAAACCGAAACGATCGGACACTATCGCACGCGCGTGAAGCAATGCGAAGCGTTGGGCGAGTTCGCCATAGCCGAACACATTCGCCGCATCTTAGTCGACGAACAAGACCACCAGATCGAGCTCGCGACGGCACTGGGGATCGACGTACCCCGAACTTGA